One Candidatus Woesearchaeota archaeon DNA window includes the following coding sequences:
- a CDS encoding transposase — protein KGRSAYLFFRAHPKARLRYPNGHLWSRGKFAASVGYSDIPTTMCYIQHQETKPF, from the coding sequence TAAGGGAAGAAGCGCATATCTCTTTTTTAGAGCGCATCCTAAAGCTCGATTGAGATATCCAAATGGACATCTTTGGAGCAGAGGAAAATTTGCAGCATCGGTTGGATATTCAGACATTCCAACAACAATGTGTTATATTCAGCATCAAGAGACTAAACCTTTTTAG
- a CDS encoding glycosyltransferase family 4 protein has translation MKIIFKILKAGSGTDVYFKTLSDELKKHNIETEIISKSNYLEHFPWLLKLLNSKTNADIIHSVAEYGWAFKEANKPLIVTLHHSVFNELYFKSLPLYKQIYYTIFLKPNIKKSLKCADIILTGSNSTKKDIIQGFGNLNIENKIKMIYYGIDFDKFKKEGVKLDNSKFKLLFVGNLIHRKGVDLLPNIMKDLGKAYELYYVPGLRKVRIKGLGNNIKSIKEVGLKNVLEAYNYCDALLFPTRLEGFGYVLLEALACGKPVISTNCSSIPEIVEEGKTGYLCKFEDITDFRNKICELREKYEGFNKRMANERAMLLDKFSLQRMAKEYKIVYLELIK, from the coding sequence ATGAAAATAATCTTTAAAATTTTAAAAGCCGGTTCAGGAACCGATGTTTATTTTAAAACTTTAAGTGATGAACTAAAAAAACATAATATAGAAACTGAGATAATAAGCAAATCAAATTACTTAGAACATTTCCCCTGGTTGTTGAAACTTTTAAATTCTAAAACTAATGCAGATATTATTCATAGTGTTGCAGAATATGGCTGGGCATTTAAAGAGGCTAATAAACCCTTAATAGTGACTTTACATCATAGTGTATTTAATGAATTATATTTCAAGAGCTTGCCTCTATATAAACAAATTTATTATACTATTTTTTTGAAACCCAATATTAAAAAATCTCTAAAATGTGCGGATATTATCTTAACCGGAAGTAATTCTACAAAAAAAGACATTATTCAGGGGTTTGGAAATTTAAATATCGAAAACAAAATTAAGATGATTTATTATGGGATAGATTTTGATAAATTCAAAAAAGAAGGAGTTAAATTAGATAATTCTAAATTCAAGCTCTTATTTGTAGGCAATCTGATCCATAGAAAAGGGGTAGATTTGTTACCTAATATAATGAAAGATCTTGGAAAAGCGTATGAATTATATTATGTACCTGGGTTAAGAAAAGTTAGAATCAAAGGATTAGGTAATAATATCAAATCTATCAAAGAAGTGGGCTTAAAGAATGTTTTGGAAGCTTATAACTATTGTGATGCGCTTTTATTTCCTACACGTTTAGAAGGCTTTGGTTATGTGCTTTTAGAAGCTTTAGCCTGCGGTAAACCGGTAATTTCAACTAATTGTTCATCTATACCTGAAATAGTTGAAGAGGGTAAGACCGGTTATCTATGCAAATTTGAAGATATAACTGATTTTAGAAACAAAATTTGTGAATTAAGAGAAAAATATGAGGGGTTTAATAAAAGAATGGCTAATGAAAGAGCCATGCTTTTGGATAAATTCTCGCTTCAAAGGATGGCTAAAGAGTATAAAATAGTTTATTTGGAGTTAATAAAATGA